The DNA window TAATGTTTTGATGCCGAGTTCTTTCATAACCCGTACCGGGAAAGTTACTTCTTTCATTGAGTAACCTTCGTAGTAGTGGAAGCGGCCTTGCATAGCCATAATATCTTTATTACCTAATTTTCCGAAAATAAGCTTTCCGCTATGTCCTTCTACTGTGGAGACAGGAAAGTTAGGGATATCCTGATATTTTATCTCGTATTTTTCTGTAATTTCATTAGCCAGATTTCCTAATCCTGTTCCTAATATGATTGCTGTCTCTGGACTAGTATGCATCCTCTCTTTCAGGAAGGCTGCTGTCTCTTTTATTTTTTCTAACATATTCAATAATGTTTTGGTTAAATGCCTCTTCCTGATTCTGTAGGAATCTTACTTCTATAGGAAGAGTATAGATGTTTTTTTGTATTTTTTCGTCTAAATTGCTAAACTGAGTAAGACGCGCTGCATCTTTTTCTGTTGTTATAATTATTTTTTTATCTCCAGGTAGATTTTCAAAAGTTTCCTTTAATGTAACCATGTCATTTTCTGTAAAATCATGGTGATCTGCAAACGTTAAGGGAGTAATATTGGATGAATATCTCTCTATATCCTGCAGCAATTGTTGAGGAGACGCAATCCCGGTAAGCAACAGTACTTTCTCATCTTTCTCAATCTGCCCCAATGCTCTTTTTCTATTGTTAACGGCTGGGAAGATTGGTGTTAGGCTACTGTATTTATACGAGGTAAAATAGAGTTGCTGATATGGATATAAATCTAACCGTTTTGTAATAATCCGGAAATCCATTGGTTTCATTACTCTTGGACACTTTGTTACTATAACCATGGTTGCACGGTTTTTTCCACGTGCTGGTTCTCGCAGACGTCCGGCTGGAAGAAGTGCATCATCACAGATAAGTCTGTTGAAATCTACCAATAATATATTTATGCCGGGAGTTACGTATCGATGTTGATAAGCATCATCCAAAAGAATTACTTCTAGATCTGAAGCCTTTTCTTGTTGTAATGTCTCTATTCCGTGGCAACGATCTTTATCTACGGATACTATTACTTCCGAAAATTTCTGCTTAATCTGGAAAGGTTCATCTCCAATTTCTTTTGCAGTACTGCTTTCATTTGCCAAAATAAAGCCTTTTGATTTTCGCTTATATCCCCGGCTTAGAACTGCTACCTTAAATTCCTTTTTTAGTAGTTTGATTAAATATTCTGTATGTGGAGTTTTTCCTGTACCACCAACAGTAATATTGCCAACACTGATAACCGGAATATTGTAACTCTTAGAGTGTAAAATATTCCAGTCGAACATTTTGTTGCGCAGGCTTACCCCCAATCCATAAAGAAAAGAGAGTGGATAAAGACTCTTATGTATTTTAATGAAGTTTTCTTCCATTTCATCTTATTTGATATTTATATCAAAAGGTACTCTGGCTTGTACATAATCTAATTTCTGAACATCTTTAATCATGCTGAATCCTTTGTAGAACTCACCAAAATTACTTTCTATCAATCTAGATTCTATATAATGAGTTGGTTTTTCTTTGAAAAGAGATTCAAAGAAGTCTTCTTTTTCAGGATATGAAAGAACTGTATAGTCTTTTATTTTTGCTTTCTTAGCTGCAATTTCAATAGCCTTGTCTATGCCACCCAATTCGTCTACCAGTCCTATTTTTTTAGCTTTTTCTCCAGTCCACACTCGTCCTTCTGCAATTTTGCCAATAGCTTGCTTGCTCATTTTTCTACCTTCAGAACATCTGGTTAAGAAGGTATCGTATCCTTCGTTAATCATCATTTGAATCAATGATTTTTCGTCGCTGTTTAATCCACGGCCAAGTGCTCCCAAGTCAGAGAATTTATTAGTTTTAACTACATCAAATTTAAGTCCAACTTTGTCAGTTAGTCCTTTTACATTAGGAATTATTCCGAAGATTCCGATAGAACCAGTGAGTGTTGTTGGTTCGGCAACAATACAATCTGCGGCACAAGAAATATAGTAACCGCCGGATGCTGCATAATCTCCCATGGAAACTACTACAGTCTTTTCTTTCTTTAGGGCTTTTACTTCATTCCATATTTGTTCAGAACCAAAGGCGCTTCCTCCAGGGGAGTTTACTCGAAGTACAACCGCTTTTATTTCTTTGTTTTCACGTAGTTCACGCAAATCTTTAATTACTTTCTCTGAAATAATACCTTCGTCGGTTGACTCATCAATACCTCCGAATGCATAGTATACTGCAATCGCATTGCCACTCTTATCTTTTGGAACGTTACGTTTAACGTTGATCATATCATCCAGACTTAGTACTGAAAGATCTTCATCTTTGTCTATTTTGACCAACGTTTTCAGATAATCTCTAACATCGCTTTTATAGATTAGTTTATCTGCCAGGCCACATTTCACGGATTGCTCAGATGGATAGAACATAAGCATGCGATTGGCACAAGCGTTAAGAGAATCTTTGGAAATTTTTCGAGATACAGAAACATCTGTTAATATCTGATTCCAGATAGAACCTATGTATTCTGTAACTTGTTCACGATTGGCGGGGCTCATCTCGGTTGCAATAAAAGGTTCTACAGCCGATTTGTATGTTCCAACTCTGAATATCTGCATTTCTACTCCAACTTTTTCCAGCAAGTCTTTATAGAACATTGGTTCTGCAGCAATCCCTTTCCATTCAATTACCCCTTTCGGATTAAGTAGAACTTTATCTGCTACACTAGAAAGGTAGTATAGTTTCTGAGTATAATTATCACTGTAGGCAACAATGAATTTACCACTCTTTTTAAAATCAACCAGTGCATTTCTTATTTCTTGTAAGGAAGCATAAGATGCTCCCAATATTTTTGCTTGTATATAGATTCCTTTAATATCATTGTTTTCCTTTGCCTTTTTTATAGAAGAGAGAATATCATCCAATCCATAATTAGAAAATTCTTCTCCAAAGAATTCTTTTAATGGATTGTCTTTAGTTCGTTCCTCTAATGTTCCATTAAGGTCCAGAAACATGATAGAGTTTGGTTTCACTTTCACTTCTGTATCAGCCGAAGCCACAACTCCAAATAAGATTATGGCACCAATAAAAAATATTACAATGCTTGATAGGATGATTCCCACTACGGTTGCAAGCGTAAATTTGATAAAGTCTTTCATGAGAGTGTATATTTATTTTTTTATTATTAAAAACAATTAGATAGCAAAGATAAATTATAGAATTGACAAGTCCAAAGATTGAGTGAATTTTGTTTACTCTCTTAAAACGGTTGGTTTTATTTGGCTAACTTATCATAATAACCGGATTAATTTTAAGTTTCTTTTATTCTTTATTTGTCGTTGATGCTTTTATAATATCACATTTTTACTATTCTTTTTTAAACAGCCAGTAAAAGTATGATCTATTTATATTCACTCTATTTGATTAAATGTTTCAGTATAACTTCCTTTTGCACTTTTTTTGTTGAACATATAAAAGTGTATTCTGTCAATGCAATCGCGATTACTCTTCTCTTTACCCAAGAATTAAAAATTTCATCATCATCTGCCACCTGCTACTAAATTGTACTCATGATATTGATTTTTAAGTATTTAATCTGGTGGGAGATAAAAATCTGATACATTTTATCTCCCACTAAATTTATCTATCTCCCACTAAACTCATTTATCTGCTATCAGCGGTTTAATCTCATTATATTATAAGTGCAATAGAATTTTTGAATAGATCTTCTTTGTGTTCTAACTTGAAGGGTAAGCGTACGTAAAAACTAACTGCACGGTTTATTTTGTTTTAAATTGGTTTTAGAAGCATCCTGCTTATTTTTCTTTAGTCTATTCACTTTTGTATCACTATAAGGACCTAACCCTGTTTTTCATTGTATTATATTCCATTTTCTGTATTGCCTGTTTGGGTATAACAAAAATATAATAATCCAATCTTGGTAATAACAGCAAAATCTGTAATCCAATTCCAGAAAAAGTCGCTGTCGGTTTAATATCTTCCTAAGCTGTCTGGTCTTTCTGCAAACACTCACCACTTTTTCTGCAAACACTCGCGATTCTTTTTCCAAGACTCGCCATCTTTTTTTAATCCTCCTATACATCTTTGTGCATTCTTGTACAAAAGAATACAATCCTTTGTACAGAACAATGTATTCTTTTGTACAGAAGAAAACAATGTTCTGTACAAGATTCAATAAATAGTCCTCGTGAGAAATAAAATCTCCCGTTGGATCTTGAAAAATGTCCGACCTGCTTTTCAAAATAAATAATGGTTATTCGTCATTTTTGGTGGAAGATATTACATTAAACCTCTTATTTATTGTGTTTAATAGACTTTTATCAGATTCAATAAATGGTTTATCAGAAAGCTACAGTATATATATTGTATAAGCATATGAGGTCGTTTGCTTCCACTAAAAGTGAGGAAGGGCCTAAATAATTAAATTACCCTTGTGGAAGATAAAATCATCTAGTGGCAGATGATTTGTGTATAGTTTTTATCTCCCACCAATCTAAATAACTGAAATACAATGAGTAAGACCTGTCTAGTAGCAGATGTGGCAGATCGAAGCGTGCATTTTGTTTTTTTTCGTGAGAATCTAACTAAAAGTAACTTTAAAGCTTTTCCAGCGTAATGTGAACTATAAAACTTTTCTGCAGCCCTTACGCGCGCACGTATATTTATAATGTATATACAGCAGTAACCTTTCCCAAAGTTCCAGTCAGCGTGAAAAAAAATATGTTCTGTAACACAATTGTAATACAGCTAGTTACCTATTAATTGCAAAAAAAGATATAAAAAAGAGTTAGATATATTTGGATTGGTAGGAATAATAGTCTACTTTTGCACCCGCTTTGCAAGAGAGACAAAGCTTACGCAGTTGACATAATGTAAGTGAAACCGGTGCATTCATCGAGGTTTTAGAGAAAAAGAATTTAAAAAATATTCTCGAAAACATTTGGAGGTTAAAATTAAAAGTCCTACCTTTGCATCCGCTTACGAAAACAAGCGTAACAAAAAGAATCGTTCTTTGAAGAAATTATAAATAAACGAAACAAGTAGTACAAGAGCATTAAGTGCGTGTATTGATACATGTACTTGGTAAAATAAAAATGCGAACCGTCAATTAAGATAAACGGAATCCTGGACAGAATTTAAATGAAACTTTTACAATGAAGAGTTTGATCCTGGCTCAGGATGAACGCTAGCTACAGGCTTAACACATGCAAGTCGAGGGGTAGCAGGGTAGCAATACCGCTGACGACCGGCGCACGGGTGAGTAACACGTATCCAACCTTCCCATAACTCGGGGATAGCCTTTCGAAAGAAAGATTAATACCCGATAGTACTTAAGAAAGGCATCTTTTTTAAGTTAAAGATTTATTGGTTATGGATGGGGATGCGTTCCATTAGATAGTTGGTGAGGTAACGGCTCACCAAGTCTTCGATGGATAGGGGTTCTGAGAGGAAGGTCCCCCACATTGGTACTGAGACACGGACCAAACTCCTACGGGAGGCAGCAGTGAGGAATATTGGTCAATGGGCGAGAGCCTGAACCAGCCAAGTAGCGTGAAGGATGAAGGTCCTATGGATTGTAAACTTCTTTTATAGTAGAATAAAGTGACCCACGTGTGGGTTTTTGTATGTATACTATGAATAAGGATCGGCTAACTCCGTGCCAGCAGCCGCGGTAATACGGAGGATCCGAGCGTTATCCGGATTTATTGGGTTTAAAGGGTGCGTAGGCGGAATAATAAGTCAGTTGTGAAAGTTTGCGGCTCAACCGTAAAATTGCAGTTGATACTGTTATTCTTGAGTGTACATAAGGTAGGCGGAATTCGTGGTGTAGCGGTGAAATGCTTAGATATCACGAAGAACTCCAATTGCGAAGGCAGCTTACCGGGGTACAACTGACGCTGAGGCACGAAAGTGTGGGTATCAAACAGGATTAGATACCCTGGTAGTCCACACAGTAAACGATGAATACTCGCTGTTTGCGATATACCGCAAGCGGCCAAGCGAAAGCATTAAGTATTCCACCTGGGGAGTACGCCGGCAACGGTGAAACTCAAAGGAATTGACGGGGGCCCGCACAAGCGGAGGAACATGTGGTTTAATTCGATGATACGCGAGGAACCTTACCCAGGCTTAAATTGCAGATGAATATAGTAGAAATATTATAGTCTTCGGACATCTGTGAAGGTGCTGCATGGTTGTCGTCAGCTCGTGCCGTGAGGTGTCGGCTTAAGTGCCATAACGAGCGCAACCCTTATTGATAGTTACTAACAGGTTAAGCTGAGGACTCTATCGAGACTGCCGTCGTAAGATGCGAGGAAGGTGGGGATGACGTCAAATCAGCACGGCCCTTACGTCTGGGGCTACACACGTGTTACAATGGGGGGTACAGAAGGTCGCTACCTGGCAACAGGATGCTAATCCCAAAAGCCTCTCTCAGTTCGGATTGGAGTCTGCAACCCGACTCCATGAAGCTGGATTCGCTAGTAATCGCGCATCAGCCACGGCGCGGTGAATACGTTCCCGGGCCTTGTACACACCGCCCGTCAAGCCATGGGAGCCGGGGGTACCTGAAGTGCGTAACCGTAAGGAGCGCCCTAGGGTAAAACTGGTGACTGGGGCTAAGTCGTAACAAGGTAGCCGTACCGGAAGGTGCGGCTGGAACACCTCCTTTCTGGAGTGATTCCTTTTATCTGGTTCGCTTTTTATTGTACTACTGTTTTAGTTTATTCTATATAAGAAATAAGAGATTAGAAAGAAGCCGAGCCGAAAGGTAAGAGGTTTTGAACGACAGTCCTATAGCTCAGTTGGTTAGAGCGCTACACTGATAATGTAGAGGTCGGCAGTT is part of the uncultured Bacteroides sp. genome and encodes:
- the sppA gene encoding signal peptide peptidase SppA translates to MKDFIKFTLATVVGIILSSIVIFFIGAIILFGVVASADTEVKVKPNSIMFLDLNGTLEERTKDNPLKEFFGEEFSNYGLDDILSSIKKAKENNDIKGIYIQAKILGASYASLQEIRNALVDFKKSGKFIVAYSDNYTQKLYYLSSVADKVLLNPKGVIEWKGIAAEPMFYKDLLEKVGVEMQIFRVGTYKSAVEPFIATEMSPANREQVTEYIGSIWNQILTDVSVSRKISKDSLNACANRMLMFYPSEQSVKCGLADKLIYKSDVRDYLKTLVKIDKDEDLSVLSLDDMINVKRNVPKDKSGNAIAVYYAFGGIDESTDEGIISEKVIKDLRELRENKEIKAVVLRVNSPGGSAFGSEQIWNEVKALKKEKTVVVSMGDYAASGGYYISCAADCIVAEPTTLTGSIGIFGIIPNVKGLTDKVGLKFDVVKTNKFSDLGALGRGLNSDEKSLIQMMINEGYDTFLTRCSEGRKMSKQAIGKIAEGRVWTGEKAKKIGLVDELGGIDKAIEIAAKKAKIKDYTVLSYPEKEDFFESLFKEKPTHYIESRLIESNFGEFYKGFSMIKDVQKLDYVQARVPFDINIK
- the lpxK gene encoding tetraacyldisaccharide 4'-kinase, coding for MEENFIKIHKSLYPLSFLYGLGVSLRNKMFDWNILHSKSYNIPVISVGNITVGGTGKTPHTEYLIKLLKKEFKVAVLSRGYKRKSKGFILANESSTAKEIGDEPFQIKQKFSEVIVSVDKDRCHGIETLQQEKASDLEVILLDDAYQHRYVTPGINILLVDFNRLICDDALLPAGRLREPARGKNRATMVIVTKCPRVMKPMDFRIITKRLDLYPYQQLYFTSYKYSSLTPIFPAVNNRKRALGQIEKDEKVLLLTGIASPQQLLQDIERYSSNITPLTFADHHDFTENDMVTLKETFENLPGDKKIIITTEKDAARLTQFSNLDEKIQKNIYTLPIEVRFLQNQEEAFNQNIIEYVRKNKRDSSLPEREDAY